The following is a genomic window from Capnocytophaga stomatis.
AGAAATGAGTAGGCAACTAAGTTCGGATTTTCCTCAATGTAGTTCTGACGGTAGGCTTTGGCTTGCTCAATCAGAGGTTTTAACCTATCATTGAGCTTTTTAGCCTCAGGGCTGAGATGTTTGTCAGCCTCTCTTAGAGCTTCAAGTTTTTCATAAATAAGTTTTTTCTCAACGCCTGTCTTCTCATCTAACTGTTTGTATAGTTCCTTCGCCTCTTGGCTATCATCCAAATCATTTTCATACAAAATCTCCAAACTATCTGTAATCGGTTGGAAAAGATGAGCAAACTTACGATTCAAATTGTCCGTATATTTTTTATACTCAGCATTCCATTTGCCTCCTTTTACTATGTTTTTGTTAAACTCTTCTTCGTTATAAAGCGTTACTTGTATCTCTTCATTTTCCAAAAACAATTCCATAAAACTTCCACTTCCTTTCTCACGAATTTCACTAAAAGAAAGTTCCACTGCTTCCGGAAATTCTAAGTGCGATTCATAGTAAAACTTTCCGTTTTTTACAGGAATTTCTATAACGGGTCCTTCAAGCAAGGACTGTGTAGGTTTTGCTAATAAAATAGATTTTGTTTCTGCCCCGATAACTTCTCCTTTGAGTTTTAGCATTGGTTTTTGTTGGGCAAAAGAGACATTAAAATACAGCACCAGAAGTGATACTACACATAAGATTCTTTTCATTTTGATTGATTTATATTTAAGGTTGATTTTGGTTACAAATATAGGCAAAAAGTATGACATAAGCAATAAATAGTATGGATTGACGCTCAAAAAGCCCTTATAAGCTACATATTTGGAGCTAAGAGATACAAAAAACCACCTCATAACGAAGTGGTTTTTATCAAAGTTGTATTAATAAGTGATTTCTGTTATTATTGTTTGGGGTTTTGCATTAGGACTACTCTTATAAACCTCTTCTATTCTTGTAGGATAGCCCTTATCGTTGTACTGATAGCTGTAAGTTGAAGTCTCTGTTCTGTTATATTGAGAACCTTGTTTGTATTCGAAGGTCATTTTTAAAGAAATTAGATTGTTTTTCATCACTTCTTCATCAAGAAAATGATCTGGTTCTGTAGCAAGAGCAATTGGATGGTGTTTATAATTCTTTTTATCATCATACTGAAACTCCTTAGTTATTTTACGATCCTCTTCTTCTTCCACAGACCTTATAACTCGTCCCTCGGCGTCAAGTGTATAGGTTGTAGTTTCAGTTCTTGTCATTTTCTGATCATTTATTATATAAGGAATTGTTTTAATTTCTTTTATTTCGGTAGGAGAAACATACACAAATTCGCTTACCTTGATACTTTCATCAGAACCCCAATTGTTTTTTACTTGTTTTTCAATTAACTTATCACCCGAATACTTGTATGTAGTAGTATTACTGTTTTTACCGCTATTAGTTAACCATTCTTCTACTTTTTCCACCAATTTTCCATTTTCATATTTGTAGGTATTTTTTGAGTCTTCTTTATTGGTTTTAAGATTTACATAAACCGAAGTTTTTAATAAGTCGTTTTCGTACGTATGAGTGAATTTTGAGGAATCTTCTTTTTTGTTATTTTTAAATGAGTTGAATGTGCCACCTACAACTTTATTTTCTACAATTTCATAATTGACTTCCTCAACGTGTTCTATTCGAGTTTCTACACCATTTTGGTCGCGTTTTACCTCAGTGGAGCGTTCCACAATCTTTTTAGGTAATATAGATGCTTCCTCAATGGGTTGCCCTCCGTCAGTATTGTCTTTGTCACAACTTACAATTAAAGACAATGCGAATAAAGATAAAATAAATCTTTTCATATGTATATAGTTTTACAATTAATGGCGGCAAAGGTAATAGAAAATTTCTTAAATACATTCAACTAAATGTTAAATGTGTTTGATTTTTACTATTAGAAAGAGGAAGATAAATAATCTTAGTTATGTTGTTACTGACTAACGTTTATATAAAAGGAACTTTAAGATAGTTTTAATTAAGAAAAAGATAGTAAAAACCCCCTTTGAGGTACTTTTTAATATCTAAAAGCGGGTTATAATTATCTAAAAGGTAGTTTTTACAGACTTTGAGGTGGTTTTAATTAAGAAAAAGATAGTAAAAACCCGCTTCGAGGTACTTTTTAATATCTAAAAGCAGATTATAATTATCTAAAAGATAGTTTTTATCAGCTTCGAGGTGGTTTTAATTTCTTAATACCTACCATAATATCAGATAAAACTGCTAAAAATAAAGGGCGAAATATATTTCGCCCTTACATTGTGTATTTTTTATGGGTGTGTATGCAATACGACCCTACATTATGCCAATTTCACCAATAAATTATCGCCCTCTTTCTCAACGGAAGCTACTTTTTTACCGGTTAGTCCTTTTATGGCTTTGTCCCATTTTTTATTGGACAATCCCGATTGTGTTTTTAAGTCTTCCAAGGGGAGTGTTTCGGCTTTTTGCAGAATTTCAAACACCATTTTTTCATCTTCGTTTAGTTCAACTGCCTGTGCGGCTCGCACCTGCGGCTTCATTTGCGGGAAGAAAAGTACTTCTTGTATGCTTTCGTTACCCGTTAGGAACATAATAAGTCTGTCCATTCCGATACCGAGTCCTGATGTGGGCGGCATACCAAATTCCAACGCTCGCAAAAAGTCTTGGTCAATGAACATAGCCTCGTCATCGCCTCGCTCGGAAAGTGCCATCTGTGCTTCGAAGCGTTCACGTTGGTCGATAGGGTCGTTTAGCTCGGAATAGGCGTTGGCAATCTCTTTTCCGCAAACCATTAGCTCGAAACGCTCGGTAAGCTCGGGGTTTGAACGGTGTTCTTTGGTCAGTGGCGACATTTCTTTCGGGTAATCGGTAATGAAAGTCGGCTGAATGAAATTTCCTTCGCATTTTTCGCCGAAAATTTCATCAATCAGCTTGCCTTTGCCCATCGTATCATCAACTTCAATTCCGATGGATTTGGCAAAATCGAACAATTCTTTTTCGGTTTTTCCCGTGATGTCAAATCCTGTGAATTTTTTGATGGCTTCGGTCATCGTAACGCGCGGATAAGGTGCCTTAAAGTCGATTTCGTTCTTGCCGAAAGTTGCTTTGGTTGAGCCATTTACCGCGATGGCACAATGTTCCAAGAGCTGTTCGGTAAATTCCATCATCCAATGGTAATCCTTGTACGCCACATAAATTTCCATTGCGGTAAATTCAGGGTTGTGAGTTCTGTCCATTCCTTCGTTTCGGAAGTTTTTAGAGAACTCGTACACGCCATCAAATCCGCCTACGATAAGTCTTTTGAGGTACAACTCATTGGCAATTCGCATATAAAGCGGAATATCCAACGAATTGTGGTGAGTTATGAACGGACGTGCTGCTGCCCCGCCCGGAATAGATTGCAATACAGGAGTTTCAACTTCCATATAGCCGCGGTCGTTAAAAAACTGACGCATTGCATTGAAAAGTTTGGTTCGTTTGATGAAAACTTCCTTCACTTGTGGGTTTACTACCAAGTCCACGTAACGCATACGGTAGCGAAGTTCAGGATCGGTGAAGGCATCGAATACATTTCCGTCGGCATCGGTTTTAGGAAGTGGCAACGGACGAAGTACTTTGCTAAGTAGTTTGATTTTCTTCACGCGTACGGATTTTTCGCCCACCTGTGTAGTGAAAAGTTCGCCTTCTACACCGATGAAATCACCCAAATCGAGCAATTTTTTAAATACCTCATTATAAAGAGTTTTGTCCTCATCGGGGCAAATTTCGTCACGGTTGATGTAAAGCTGTACACGCCCTTCACTATCTTGCAACGAAGCAAATGAAGCCTTTCCTTGAATGCGAACAGACATCAGCCTACCTGCCAAAATCACGCTTTTGCCTTCCTCGAACTGGCTTTCGACCTCTTTTGAAGTGGTATTTACAGGGAATAATTCCGCCGGATACGGATTGATGCCCATTGCTCTCAATTTATGGAGTTTCTCTCTACGAATTATCTCTTGTTCTGATAGTTGCATATAATTAACCTATTTTTTAAACCGCAAAAGTAAGGATTTTTTGGGAAATAGATTTGATTTAAAGCGGATTTAATCGTTATTAAACACACACGATTGAAAAACTATCAAAGTTTTGAAGCCAAAATTGTAATTTTTTGTTACTTTCTGCCAGAAATTAGTTACTTATTAACAGCAAAAAGTTACAAAAATATAGCAAAAAGCGGGTTAAAAGAAAGTACAAAGCCAAAGAAGAATATTATCCGTTGATTACAAATAGTTTTACGGTTTGTATTTTGGTTTCGGAGCTTTCTTCTATGTAAAAATCGAAAGGAGGCATCGATACGGTTTCTCCTTTGGACGGGATACCTTCGTTAAAAGCTACGATAAGTCCGCCGAGAGTTTCATAATCCTCACTTTCAGGTAGGTCGAGGTTGTATTTTTCATTAATATAATCAACTTCCAATCGTGCCGAAAAGAGGTATTCGGTGTCCGAAATTTTTTCTTCCAAGAAAATATCTTTGTCGTGCTCATCTTCAATTTCACCGAAAAGCTCTTCAACGATATCTTCAAGGGTCAGCATCCCTGATGTTCCGCCGTATTCGTCCAAAACCACAGCCATACTTTTGCGTTTTCGGGTAAGCATATCAAGTACTTCGTGAATGAGCATAGTTTCAGGAATGTATGGAATAGGAATTAAAATGCTTTTGATGTCTTTCGGTTTTTTGAACATATCAAAGGTATGTACATATCCCACAATATCATCAATATTTTCGTTGTAAACCAATATTTTAGAGAATCCTGAGGAAACAAAGGAGTGAATTAAATCTTCTGGTTTTTCGTTAATGTCCACTGCGATGATTTCAGTTCGTGGAATCATAATTTCACGAGCCTTTACGCCGGAAAATTCCAATGCATTCTGAAAAATTTGTATCTCTGCGTCAACTTGTTCTTTCTTTGAGGCATTTTCCATCTGTTCGGAAATATAATCTCCCAACTCTACTTTTGTGAACGACAGCGGAACGGAATCGCCTTCGGTTTTAAAGAAAACTTTCAGGATAAAGTCGGAAATCCAAATAATGAAGTTGGAAATAGGAGAGAACAGCCAATAGAAAAAATACGCAGGAACAGCCAAAATTTTAAGAACTTGATTGGCATAAATTTGGAAAAACACCTTTGGCATAAACTCCGCAGTAATGAGTATTATCAGTGTGGAAATTACGGTATGCCATAAAACATTTTGAAAGAATGGAGGTAACATTTCTGTCATCACTTTTCCCATTTCAAAACCATATATAACTAACGCTATGTTGTTGCCTACCAGTACCGTAGCAATAAGTTTTGAAGGTTTTCGGGTGATTTTTGTCAAAATATTAGCCATAAAACCTCCTTGTTTTTTTTGGATTTCGATGTGTACTTTATTGGAAGATACATACGCAATTTCAAATCCTGAAAAGAAGGCTGACAGAACTAACGTAGTGATAATGATGATGATAGATGTTGTTTCCATTGTAAGTTTAACGGATTGGTTAGTATGCAAATGGTTAGCAAGTAGCGAAAAGAATTCACTATTTGCTAACCAAAGCAATTACCGTTTTTTCGGTTGATGATTATTTTGTAGCTTTTGCTTTAACAACAAGCTCCATTTCATCATTGATGAATTTATCTTTCAAATCACCAAAAACTGATTTTGAAGCGTAATTAACACCAAAATCTACACGGTTGATTTTGAAGGCTTTTGATTCGATGTTTACTTCCGTATCCGTAACAGTAACTGTTGCAGGGAAAGAAACTTCTTTTGTAATTCCTTTGATTGTTAAATCACCTACAACGTTTGTTCCGTCAAAAGATTTGAATTCAAATGTAGCTGTAGGGAATTTTTTAACATTGAAGAAATGGTCTTCAGCTTCTTCTTTTCCTGTTCCTTTTAAGTGACCTTCCAAATCTTCTTTTCCGTCACCGGCAGCCAAATCCAAAACAGTGATTGTATTCATATCAATAATGAATTTACCATTTGTAATAGTTTGGTTTTCAATGTTTACCCCACCTTCGGTAACGTTTACGATT
Proteins encoded in this region:
- a CDS encoding TlpA disulfide reductase family protein; protein product: MKRILCVVSLLVLYFNVSFAQQKPMLKLKGEVIGAETKSILLAKPTQSLLEGPVIEIPVKNGKFYYESHLEFPEAVELSFSEIREKGSGSFMELFLENEEIQVTLYNEEEFNKNIVKGGKWNAEYKKYTDNLNRKFAHLFQPITDSLEILYENDLDDSQEAKELYKQLDEKTGVEKKLIYEKLEALREADKHLSPEAKKLNDRLKPLIEQAKAYRQNYIEENPNLVAYSFLLKDLMYKREEMDITYSKRVAEKLAKANPKHPYNKLVAELVSSLENIQVGQKFVDFTAPDLDGKQVQLSKVIEGKITLLDFWATWCGSCIASTRMMIPIYEAYKDKGFTMVGIAGEFKNTDRLTQFLEKEKWDWLQLVELDRQNKIWQKYGIQNRGGGVFLIDEKGIIIAIDPTAEEVKKELEKRLGKSN
- a CDS encoding YceI family protein yields the protein MKKIVLSAVVISALTLTSCNNTNTQQKAETATQAEQMQTEAEKVQKEEAKFAYTVAPTSVIEWVGTKPTGKHNGIVNVTEGGVNIENQTITNGKFIIDMNTITVLDLAAGDGKEDLEGHLKGTGKEEAEDHFFNVKKFPTATFEFKSFDGTNVVGDLTIKGITKEVSFPATVTVTDTEVNIESKAFKINRVDFGVNYASKSVFGDLKDKFINDEMELVVKAKATK
- the lysS gene encoding lysine--tRNA ligase, giving the protein MQLSEQEIIRREKLHKLRAMGINPYPAELFPVNTTSKEVESQFEEGKSVILAGRLMSVRIQGKASFASLQDSEGRVQLYINRDEICPDEDKTLYNEVFKKLLDLGDFIGVEGELFTTQVGEKSVRVKKIKLLSKVLRPLPLPKTDADGNVFDAFTDPELRYRMRYVDLVVNPQVKEVFIKRTKLFNAMRQFFNDRGYMEVETPVLQSIPGGAAARPFITHHNSLDIPLYMRIANELYLKRLIVGGFDGVYEFSKNFRNEGMDRTHNPEFTAMEIYVAYKDYHWMMEFTEQLLEHCAIAVNGSTKATFGKNEIDFKAPYPRVTMTEAIKKFTGFDITGKTEKELFDFAKSIGIEVDDTMGKGKLIDEIFGEKCEGNFIQPTFITDYPKEMSPLTKEHRSNPELTERFELMVCGKEIANAYSELNDPIDQRERFEAQMALSERGDDEAMFIDQDFLRALEFGMPPTSGLGIGMDRLIMFLTGNESIQEVLFFPQMKPQVRAAQAVELNEDEKMVFEILQKAETLPLEDLKTQSGLSNKKWDKAIKGLTGKKVASVEKEGDNLLVKLA
- a CDS encoding hemolysin family protein codes for the protein METTSIIIIITTLVLSAFFSGFEIAYVSSNKVHIEIQKKQGGFMANILTKITRKPSKLIATVLVGNNIALVIYGFEMGKVMTEMLPPFFQNVLWHTVISTLIILITAEFMPKVFFQIYANQVLKILAVPAYFFYWLFSPISNFIIWISDFILKVFFKTEGDSVPLSFTKVELGDYISEQMENASKKEQVDAEIQIFQNALEFSGVKAREIMIPRTEIIAVDINEKPEDLIHSFVSSGFSKILVYNENIDDIVGYVHTFDMFKKPKDIKSILIPIPYIPETMLIHEVLDMLTRKRKSMAVVLDEYGGTSGMLTLEDIVEELFGEIEDEHDKDIFLEEKISDTEYLFSARLEVDYINEKYNLDLPESEDYETLGGLIVAFNEGIPSKGETVSMPPFDFYIEESSETKIQTVKLFVING